From Panthera uncia isolate 11264 chromosome X, Puncia_PCG_1.0, whole genome shotgun sequence, the proteins below share one genomic window:
- the TFE3 gene encoding transcription factor E3 isoform X1, with protein sequence MSHAAEPARDGVEASAEGPRAVFVLLEERRPADSAQLLSLNSLLPESGIVADIELESVLDPDSFYELKSQPLPPRSSIPISLQATPATLSASSSAGGSRTPAMSSSSSSRVLLRQQLMRAQAQEQERRERREQAAASSFPSPAPASPAISVVGVSTGGHTLGRPPPAQVPREVLKVQTHLENPTRYHLQQARRQQVKQYLSTTLGPKLASQALTPPPGAASAQPLPAPEAAHATGPTGSAPNSPMALLTIGSSSEKEIDDVIDEIISLESSYNDEMLSYLPGGTAGLQLPSTLPVSGNLLDVYSSQGVATPAITVSNSCPAELPNIKREISETEAKALLKERQKKDNHNLIERRRRFNINDRIKELGTLIPKSSDPEMRWNKGTILKASVDYIRKLQKEQQRSKDLESRQRSLEQTNRSLQLRIQELELQAQIHGLPVPPTPGLLSLATTSASDSLKPEQLDVEEEGRPGTATFHAAGGSSQSAPHQQPPAPPSDALLDLHFPSDHLGDLGDPFHLGLEDILMEEEEGVVGGLSGALSPLRAASDPLLSSVSPAVSKASSRRSSFSMEEES encoded by the exons ATGTCTCATGCGGCCGAGCCAGCTCGGGACGGCGTAGAGGCCAGCGCGGAAGGCCCTCGAGCCGTGTTCGTGCTGTTGGAGGAGCGCAGGCCAGCCGACTCGGCCCAGCTGCTCAG CCTCAACTCTTTGCTTCCGGAATCTGGGATTGTTGCTGACATCGAGTTAGAAAGCGTCCTCGATCCTGACAGCTTCTACGAGCTCAAAAGCCAACCCCTACCACCACGCTCAAG CATCCCAATATCACTGCAAGCCACCCCAGCTACACTCTCTGCATCATCTTCTGCAGGGGGCTCCAGGACCCCTGCCATGTCGTCATCTTCTTCATCGCGGGTCTTGCTGCGGCAGCAGCTAATGCGGGCCCAGGCCCAGGAGCAGGAGAGGCGTGAGCGTCGGGAACAGGCTGcagcctcttccttccccagtcCTGCACCTGCCTCTCCTGCCATCTCTGTGGTCGGTGTCTCCACTGGGGGCCACACATTGGGCCGTCCTCCCCCTGCTCAGGTGCCCAGGGAGGTGCTCAAG GTGCAGACCCATCTAGAGAACCCGACGCGTTACCACCTGCAGCAGGCACGCCGGCAGCAGGTGAAACAGTACCTGTCCACCACACTTGGCCCCAAGCTGGCTTCCCAGGCCCTCACCCCACCACCGGGGGCTGCTAGTGCCCAGCCACTCCCTGCCCCTGAGGCTGCCCATGCTACTGGCCCCACCGGCAGTGCTCCCAACAGCCCCATGGCTCTACTCACCATCGGGTCCAGCTCAGAGAAGGAG ATTGATGATGTCATTGATGAGATCATCAGCTTAGAATCCAGTTACAACGATGAGATGCTCAGCTATCTGCCTGGAGGCACTGCAGGGCTGCAGCTCCCCAGCACG ctgcctGTGTCAGGGAATCTGCTTGATGTGTACAGCAGTCAGGGCGTGGCCACGCCTGCCATCACCGTCAGCAACTCCTGCCCTGCTGAGCTGCCCAACATCAAACGGGAGATCTCTG AGACAGAGGCCAAGGCCCTTTTGAAGGAACGACAGAAAAAAGACAATCACAACCTAA ttgAGCGTCGCCGTCGATTCAACATTAACGACAGGATCAAGGAGCTGGGCACCCTTATCCCCAAGTCCAGTGACCC GGAGATGCGCTGGAACAAGGGCACCATCCTGAAAGCCTCTGTGGATTATATCCGCAAGTTGCAGAAGGAACAGCAACGCTCTAAAGACCTGGAGAGCCGGCAGCGATCCCTGGAGCAAACCAACCGCAGCCTGCAGCTCCGAATTCAG GAGCTAGAATTGCAGGCACAGATCCATGGTCTGCCAGTACCTCCCACCCCAGGGCTGCTCTCCCTGGCCACAACTTCTGCCTCTGACAGCCTCAAGCCAGAGCAGCTGGACGTTGAGGAGGAGGGCAGGCCAGGCACAGCAACATTTCATGCAGCTGGGGGCTCTTCCCAGAGTGCTCCCCATCAGCAGCCCCCAGCGCCACCCTCGGATGCCCTTCTGGACCTGCATTTTCCCAGTGACCACCTGGGGGATCTGGGGGACCCCTTCCACCTAGGGCTGGAGGACATtctgatggaggaggaggagggggtggtgggaggacTGTCTGGTGCCCTGTCCCCTCTGCGGGCTGCCTCCGACCCCCTGCTCTCATCGGTATCCCCCGCTGTCTCCAAGGCCAGCAGTCGCCGCAGCAGCTTCAGCATGGAGGAGGAGTCCTGA
- the TFE3 gene encoding transcription factor E3 isoform X2, whose amino-acid sequence MSSSSSSRVLLRQQLMRAQAQEQERRERREQAAASSFPSPAPASPAISVVGVSTGGHTLGRPPPAQVPREVLKVQTHLENPTRYHLQQARRQQVKQYLSTTLGPKLASQALTPPPGAASAQPLPAPEAAHATGPTGSAPNSPMALLTIGSSSEKEIDDVIDEIISLESSYNDEMLSYLPGGTAGLQLPSTLPVSGNLLDVYSSQGVATPAITVSNSCPAELPNIKREISETEAKALLKERQKKDNHNLIERRRRFNINDRIKELGTLIPKSSDPEMRWNKGTILKASVDYIRKLQKEQQRSKDLESRQRSLEQTNRSLQLRIQELELQAQIHGLPVPPTPGLLSLATTSASDSLKPEQLDVEEEGRPGTATFHAAGGSSQSAPHQQPPAPPSDALLDLHFPSDHLGDLGDPFHLGLEDILMEEEEGVVGGLSGALSPLRAASDPLLSSVSPAVSKASSRRSSFSMEEES is encoded by the exons ATGTCGTCATCTTCTTCATCGCGGGTCTTGCTGCGGCAGCAGCTAATGCGGGCCCAGGCCCAGGAGCAGGAGAGGCGTGAGCGTCGGGAACAGGCTGcagcctcttccttccccagtcCTGCACCTGCCTCTCCTGCCATCTCTGTGGTCGGTGTCTCCACTGGGGGCCACACATTGGGCCGTCCTCCCCCTGCTCAGGTGCCCAGGGAGGTGCTCAAG GTGCAGACCCATCTAGAGAACCCGACGCGTTACCACCTGCAGCAGGCACGCCGGCAGCAGGTGAAACAGTACCTGTCCACCACACTTGGCCCCAAGCTGGCTTCCCAGGCCCTCACCCCACCACCGGGGGCTGCTAGTGCCCAGCCACTCCCTGCCCCTGAGGCTGCCCATGCTACTGGCCCCACCGGCAGTGCTCCCAACAGCCCCATGGCTCTACTCACCATCGGGTCCAGCTCAGAGAAGGAG ATTGATGATGTCATTGATGAGATCATCAGCTTAGAATCCAGTTACAACGATGAGATGCTCAGCTATCTGCCTGGAGGCACTGCAGGGCTGCAGCTCCCCAGCACG ctgcctGTGTCAGGGAATCTGCTTGATGTGTACAGCAGTCAGGGCGTGGCCACGCCTGCCATCACCGTCAGCAACTCCTGCCCTGCTGAGCTGCCCAACATCAAACGGGAGATCTCTG AGACAGAGGCCAAGGCCCTTTTGAAGGAACGACAGAAAAAAGACAATCACAACCTAA ttgAGCGTCGCCGTCGATTCAACATTAACGACAGGATCAAGGAGCTGGGCACCCTTATCCCCAAGTCCAGTGACCC GGAGATGCGCTGGAACAAGGGCACCATCCTGAAAGCCTCTGTGGATTATATCCGCAAGTTGCAGAAGGAACAGCAACGCTCTAAAGACCTGGAGAGCCGGCAGCGATCCCTGGAGCAAACCAACCGCAGCCTGCAGCTCCGAATTCAG GAGCTAGAATTGCAGGCACAGATCCATGGTCTGCCAGTACCTCCCACCCCAGGGCTGCTCTCCCTGGCCACAACTTCTGCCTCTGACAGCCTCAAGCCAGAGCAGCTGGACGTTGAGGAGGAGGGCAGGCCAGGCACAGCAACATTTCATGCAGCTGGGGGCTCTTCCCAGAGTGCTCCCCATCAGCAGCCCCCAGCGCCACCCTCGGATGCCCTTCTGGACCTGCATTTTCCCAGTGACCACCTGGGGGATCTGGGGGACCCCTTCCACCTAGGGCTGGAGGACATtctgatggaggaggaggagggggtggtgggaggacTGTCTGGTGCCCTGTCCCCTCTGCGGGCTGCCTCCGACCCCCTGCTCTCATCGGTATCCCCCGCTGTCTCCAAGGCCAGCAGTCGCCGCAGCAGCTTCAGCATGGAGGAGGAGTCCTGA